The sequence AGGTGTCGATCAGCAGCGCCTGCATGGCAGCTCGGGTGGCGCTGTCCAGCGCCCCGAAGGGTTCGTCCATCATCACCGCCCGGGGTGCGCCGGCCAGGCCGCGGGCCAACTGAACCCGTTGCCGCATCCCGCCGGAGAGGCTTTTCGGCAGGTAGTCGCCGAAGCCGGTCAGCCCCAACTCGGCGATCCACCGGTCGGCCTCGGTCCGTCGCCCGGTGCGCGGCACGCCGCGCAGCCGCAGCGCGAGCTCGATGTTGGAGCGCACCGAACGCCACGGCAGCAGCGCGTTGTCCTGGAACACCACGCCACGGTCTCGCGAGGTGGTCCTCACCGCGGCGTCGTCTGCCAGCACCCGCCCCTGCTCGGGGAGCAGCAATCCGGCCAGTGCGCGCAGCACCGTCGACTTGCCGCAGCCGGAGGGACCGGTCAACACCAGGATCTCGCCGGGGCGCACGGCCAAGCTGAGCTCGTCGATCACCGGAGAGTCGGTGTAGGACAGCCGGACCCGGTCCAGGGTCAGGCTCATGCCAACCGTCATCGCCGGTTCTCCTCGCTGCGCGGCAGCCAGCGGGTAAGCCGGCGCCCGACCGTCTCCACCGCAGCCGAGGTGGCGAACCCCAGCACGCCGATGGTGATGATGCCGACGAACACGTCCGGGTAGGCCAGCACGGTGTAGGCCTGCCAGGTGCGATATCCGATTCCGAGGCGCCCGGAGATCATCTCCGCGGAGATCACGCAGATCCACGACACCCCCATGCCGACCGACAGGCCGCCGAACACGCCCGGCGCGATGCCCGGAATCACCACCTGGCTCAACACATCCCAGCGTCCGCCGCCCAGGGTGCGGACCGAGTCCTCCCACAGCGTGGGCAGGGCACGCACCGCGTGGCGGGTGCTGACCAAGATCGGGAAGAAGGCGGCCAGGAACGTGATGAACACGATGCCCTGTTCACTGGCCGGGAACAGCAGGATCGCGACCGGAACCAGCGCGATGGCCGGGATGGGCCGGATCAGTTCGGTGAGCGGGCCAACGACATCTGCGGCCACCCGCGATCTGCCCAGCAGGATGCCGGTGGCGACGCCGACCGTCGCCGCTAGGCCGAATCCGGTGAGGATCCGGATCAGCGACTGGGCCAGATCGAGCCAGTACGCCTCGGTGGCCAGCCGGCGCACCAGCGTGGTGAAGACCTCATCGACGGTGGGCAGCGTGTCGAACCGCAGCCACCACCGCACGTCGGCGACGGTCAGCAACTGCCACAGCCCCAGGGCGGCCGCCACCGACGCCAGCCGCAGCAACCATGACCACCGTGGTTTCCGTGCCCGGCGCGGCGGCACTGCGTCGACCGGAGCAGTCGCGGCCGGGGCACCGGTCAGGACCGCGGTCACGCCGCACCCGCCAGGGCCTGCCGGTAGTCCAGCACGATGCCGCCCGGATGCGCGGCGACATAGCGTTGCGCCCCCGCGGTCGTGTCGAAGGGCAGGTAGTGCGCACCGTCGCGAACCCACGCGGATTTGTCGGCGAACCAGCGGGTGCCCAGTTCGGCGTCGTGGACATAGGCCGCCCGAAGGTGATCGCCGCGGGCGGTCGCGGCCCGCACGGCGTCCAGCAGGGTGTCAGCGTCCGGCACGGTCACGGTCGTTTCGGATCCGTCCAGCCACAGCTCGCCGCCGACCGTCGTGGGTTTGTCGATCGCGGCGAGCACCTTGTCGTAGTCCAGCTTTCGCGCGGCGAACGCAGCCCGCAGCGGCTGGTCATTGACGAACCCGTCCACGTCGAAGTCGGCCAGCTCGGCGAAGTCACCGATCGACTTGAGGTAGGGCACGTCGTTCTTCAACGCAGCGACCAGCTGCGGTTTGAGAGTGGCGTCGAACGAGGTGCCGCCCGGCCCGTTGTAGAGGTAGACGACCTCCTGCGGCAGCCCGCTGCCCTCGGCGACGATCCGGGCCGCCTCCAACGGTTTGCGTTTCAGGAAGTCGGTGGCGTCCAGCTGGGCTTGCAGGAACGCGTCGAGCACCTCCGGGTGGGCCCGCGCATAGCTGCGGCGCACGACCACCCCGTGCAGGGTCGGGTAGTTGAGTTCGGCGCCGTCGTAGAGCAGGCGGGCCCGGTCCTGGTACACCAGCAGGCCGGGCCAGGCCACGAATTGTGACAGGCCTTGGACCTGACCGGATTCCAGTGCTGAGGCGCCGACCTGCGGCTGCTGGTTGAGCACCTCGACGCCCGTTCCGGTGCGCGCCAGAGCCCGCAACAGGGTGCCGTGGCCGGCCGAACCCACGCTGGCCGACACCTTGGCGCCGGCCAGATCGGCCAGCGTGGCCGCATCGGAGTCGGGCGCCACCACCACCATGTTCAGCGCACCGGCGGGGTGGTAACCGGTCACCGAAACGATCTCGGTGCGGGCCTGTTCGTTGGCCCGGGTCCGGACGCCGTTGACCAGCATGGGGTAGTCGCCCATCGAGCCGATGTCGATCTTCTCGGCGAGCATCTGGGCGGTGATCGGCGCCCCGGTGTCGTAGTCCTGCCAGTCGACCCGGTACCGGGTTCCGGTCCGGTCGGTGATGTCGGCGAGCCGACGCTCCAGGTAGCCGCGGGCGCGCAGCAGCGTACCGGCGGTCGCGGTGTTGATGGTCTTGGACTGGTAGCCCACCACCACGTCGACGGAATCACCCGCCGTCGTGGAGTCCAGCG is a genomic window of Mycolicibacter heraklionensis containing:
- a CDS encoding ABC transporter permease yields the protein MPPRRARKPRWSWLLRLASVAAALGLWQLLTVADVRWWLRFDTLPTVDEVFTTLVRRLATEAYWLDLAQSLIRILTGFGLAATVGVATGILLGRSRVAADVVGPLTELIRPIPAIALVPVAILLFPASEQGIVFITFLAAFFPILVSTRHAVRALPTLWEDSVRTLGGGRWDVLSQVVIPGIAPGVFGGLSVGMGVSWICVISAEMISGRLGIGYRTWQAYTVLAYPDVFVGIITIGVLGFATSAAVETVGRRLTRWLPRSEENRR
- a CDS encoding ABC transporter substrate-binding protein — its product is MKRSLVLLTSVVLAAAGCSLDSTTAGDSVDVVVGYQSKTINTATAGTLLRARGYLERRLADITDRTGTRYRVDWQDYDTGAPITAQMLAEKIDIGSMGDYPMLVNGVRTRANEQARTEIVSVTGYHPAGALNMVVVAPDSDAATLADLAGAKVSASVGSAGHGTLLRALARTGTGVEVLNQQPQVGASALESGQVQGLSQFVAWPGLLVYQDRARLLYDGAELNYPTLHGVVVRRSYARAHPEVLDAFLQAQLDATDFLKRKPLEAARIVAEGSGLPQEVVYLYNGPGGTSFDATLKPQLVAALKNDVPYLKSIGDFAELADFDVDGFVNDQPLRAAFAARKLDYDKVLAAIDKPTTVGGELWLDGSETTVTVPDADTLLDAVRAATARGDHLRAAYVHDAELGTRWFADKSAWVRDGAHYLPFDTTAGAQRYVAAHPGGIVLDYRQALAGAA
- a CDS encoding ABC transporter ATP-binding protein translates to MTVGMSLTLDRVRLSYTDSPVIDELSLAVRPGEILVLTGPSGCGKSTVLRALAGLLLPEQGRVLADDAAVRTTSRDRGVVFQDNALLPWRSVRSNIELALRLRGVPRTGRRTEADRWIAELGLTGFGDYLPKSLSGGMRQRVQLARGLAGAPRAVMMDEPFGALDSATRAAMQALLIDTWRSHPTTIVFVTHDVDEALALGDRVAVLGRAGQPLRALIEVPEPRSGRAEPGLRAAVLAALEHSS